The window GATCCTTCCCAAACAGTAGCCACCCTGGGCCTCATATTGTTCTCCTCTTCTTCATCTGAATCCAATTCTTCATCGATGTCGTCGGGTCGCTCATTCTCAACTATCTTGTTGTGTAATATAATACAAGTCAACATGATGTATCGAATGTCTTCTTTATGCCACCCACGAGCAGCTCCTCTAACAATACTAAAGCGTGACTGTAAAATACCAAAACATCTTTCAACATCCTTCCTATACCCCTCTTGAGCTTGGGAAAACTTTAGATCCTTAGGTCGAGTAGGCTTAGGAATTGATTTCACGAAAGTCGCCCATCTAGGATAGATACCATCAGCGAGATAGTACCCTAAATTGTAGGTTCTATTATTCACTTGGAATTGGATCTTAGGTGCTCGACCAGCAGTAAGCTCATTAAACAACATGGACTTTGCCAAGACATTGAGGTCGTTGCATGTCCCTGGCATTCCAAAGAAAGTGTGCCATATCCATGTGTCGTACGATACGACTACTTCAAGGATGATAGTGAGGATATGTTTTCAGCCACTATATTCTCCAACCCAACCGTTTGGAAAATTTTTCCATTACCAGTGCATGCAATCGATGCTCCCAATTATCCTAGGAAAACCTCTTCTCTCAGCTTTGGCGAGAAGTCTTTTGAGGTCGGCCAGAGTAGGAGCCCGAAGGTAATCTACAGAGTATAGATTAACGATTCCTCTTGTAAATCGTTGAATGGCCTCGATGGAGGTAGATTTCACCATCCGGCAATACTCAGCACATTGATATGCCCCAGCACCATAGGCAAGCATTCGTAAAGCACATGTTATCTTCTGCTCTGGAAGTAGTCCGACTTTCTTGGCAGCATCTAGTTTTTGAACAAAGTATCGATCATAATGGCAAAGGTCACCAGAGATGCGGTTGAAGACATTGTGGCTCATCTTGTAGCGTGTTCGAAACTCCCACTCCTTGAACACTGGACGTTCAACAAAGTAATCTTCCATCATATTTTTGCCTCTATCTTCCCTGAATTGCTCCTCGTTCGGTGCACGACCCGGTCGAGAACCGCGTCGTCGAGTTTGATTAGCAGATTCAGCAACTGCTGCGACCACAACAACATTGGTCACACACATCTCTTCATAATCTTCATCTCAAGATTGTCGAATCTTAACCCACAACCTCTTCATTGAAATGAGGGAAGAACAAGAAATATGTAATTCTAAAGATTTGAAAAATGAGAAGATTTGCCAAGATCAGATTGGGTGTGGATGAAGTGCATAAATTTCCTCTATTTATTGATATTTTCCACACCAAATATGATTTATTGATAAGGGCACGTGTCAACACCCGGTTCTTCGTAAGCTTATCCAAAATCTTATATAAGATTAGATTGACAATAACTGTTAGATCAAATAATATGCAAATGATCTGGTCCATTTAAGGTTGTCGGCGGTTGATTTAATCTTTGCAAAATAATAACAACAACAATGGTGGTTGCTACACTCATTTCAAGAAAAATTGCCAGTAAATGTTGGTGAGTCATAATTTTTCCACCAAAAAATAAATAAATTTTATGTCTTTTAATCACCAAAATCTACTAATTAATATAGGGAAAATGCTCAAATGCACAAAAACAGGGATTTTAATGCCCACATCAATGTAAATCTTTTCTGTTAGCCCATTTCAATGATTCTTATACAAAAGACATTATTACCCTCTATAAAATTAAACCCACACAAATCTCATCTTTTTCTCTCTCTTTCTCTTCTCTCTCCCTCTCTCTTCTTCTCCTCCCGATCTGTTCTTTGCTCTCTCTCTCTCTCCTCTCTCTCTCTCTCTCTCTCTCTCTCTCTCTCTCTCACAGATCCTTCGTCGGTGACCTCATCTTCGCCTCCACCATCTCCGACGACCTCTTCCGTGGAGGGACGTCTGTCCGCCGCATCTTGATGAGCGCGCCGCTCTCCTCCGACCTCCACACCAAGTACAACGTTCGGTTCATGCCGGTGCCCAAGGACGACGAGGTCCAGGTGGCTACGAGGGCAAGGTGGTCCAGGTGTACCGCCGCAAGTGGGTGATCCACATCGAGCGCAAAACCCGGTTCCGACGACTCGTTCTCTTCTGCGACTCTGTTGCGACTCGTTCTCTTCGG of the Fragaria vesca subsp. vesca linkage group LG6, FraVesHawaii_1.0, whole genome shotgun sequence genome contains:
- the LOC101294287 gene encoding uncharacterized protein LOC101294287, whose product is MCVTNVVVVAAVAESANQTRRRGSRPGRAPNEEQFREDRGKNMMEDYFVERPVFKEWEFRTRYKMSHNVFNRISGDLCHYDRYFVQKLDAAKKVGLLPEQKITCALRMLAYGAGAYQCAEYCRMVKSTSIEAIQRFTRGIVNLYSVDYLRAPTLADLKRLLAKAERRGTCNDLNVLAKSMLFNELTAGRAPKIQFQVNNRTYNLGYYLADGIYPRWATFVKSIPKPTRPKDLKFSQAQEGYRKDVERCFGILQSRFSIVRGAARGWHKEDIRYIMLTCIILHNKIVENERPDDIDEELDSDEEEENNMRPRVATVWEGSTGDDFEPVGRDVHNFNGFMDRYNAIRCENTHSNLQADLVEHLWKIQGNMEV